The following are from one region of the Cloacibacillus sp. An23 genome:
- a CDS encoding helix-turn-helix transcriptional regulator gives MNRIKSKRLEKDWTQKTLSLEAGLSINSIVAYERGTKSPTIRALEKIANALGCSVKDLVSDE, from the coding sequence ATGAACAGAATTAAATCAAAAAGATTAGAAAAAGACTGGACCCAAAAAACATTATCATTGGAAGCTGGTCTTTCAATAAATTCCATAGTGGCCTATGAAAGAGGGACTAAAAGTCCAACTATTAGAGCACTTGAAAAAATCGCCAACGCTCTTGGCTGTTCTGTGAAAGATTTGGTTTCTGACGAATAA
- a CDS encoding ATP-binding protein, translating to MAINLKSTNTVKMNGLKVLVYGMAGSGKTTLIKTLPAPVILSAEGGLLSISGEDLPYIEIKTMADLREAYGWLASSEEAKGFRSVALDSISEIAEVVLGTEKAQSKDPRQAYGAMQDIMTALIRDFRDLPGRHVYFSAKVEKQQNELGQLLHSPSMPGQKLGQMLPYFFDEVLALRVGQNENGETMRTLQCATDGIWTAKDRSGRLDMWEPADLGKIIEKIGGQAQ from the coding sequence ATGGCAATCAACCTGAAAAGCACCAACACAGTCAAAATGAACGGCCTTAAGGTCCTGGTCTACGGTATGGCGGGCTCCGGCAAGACCACGCTCATAAAGACGCTTCCGGCGCCCGTCATCCTCTCGGCGGAAGGCGGGCTGCTCTCCATCAGCGGCGAGGATTTGCCCTACATCGAAATCAAGACTATGGCGGATTTACGCGAGGCCTACGGGTGGCTCGCCTCGTCCGAAGAGGCGAAGGGCTTCCGCAGCGTAGCGCTCGACTCCATCTCCGAAATCGCCGAAGTCGTGCTCGGAACGGAAAAAGCTCAGTCGAAAGACCCGCGCCAGGCGTACGGCGCGATGCAGGACATAATGACCGCCCTTATCCGCGACTTCCGCGACCTCCCCGGGCGGCACGTCTACTTTTCCGCGAAAGTAGAGAAACAGCAGAACGAACTCGGCCAGCTCCTTCACTCGCCCTCCATGCCGGGGCAGAAACTCGGCCAGATGCTTCCGTACTTCTTTGACGAAGTCCTCGCGCTGCGCGTCGGTCAGAACGAAAACGGCGAGACGATGCGCACGCTCCAGTGCGCGACGGACGGCATCTGGACGGCGAAGGACAGGAGCGGGCGGCTCGACATGTGGGAACCTGCCGACCTCGGCAAAATCATCGAAAAAATAGGAGGACAGGCGCAATGA
- a CDS encoding aspartate-semialdehyde dehydrogenase, with translation MRVAVLGATGLVGREMLLTLEQRNFPVSELVPLASERSEGKKIKFCGEDVTVRAVREDSFKDVDIALFSAGGKTSKRWAPVAAASGATVVDNSSAWRMDPDVPLIVPEINAGDVALAKKKGIIANPNCSTIQAVVVLYPLHKAAGLKYINISTYQSVAGTGKAAIESLRDGALAALEGKGYEEKVYPHGIAFNLLPHIGPFDGEGISEEEWKMVNESRKIMHLPELRVSGITVRVPIFRCHGESVTAQFERPITPDEARDILSKAPGVVVRDDPQSAEYPLPLDVAGTDDVCVGRIRRDTGLDNALAMWVVGDNLRKGAALNAVQVAELLL, from the coding sequence ATGAGGGTAGCCGTGCTTGGAGCCACCGGCCTCGTCGGACGGGAGATGCTTCTCACGCTCGAACAGAGGAATTTCCCGGTATCGGAACTCGTTCCGCTCGCGTCTGAACGCTCAGAGGGGAAGAAGATCAAATTCTGCGGAGAAGACGTTACAGTGCGCGCCGTCCGCGAGGACTCCTTCAAGGATGTCGACATAGCGCTCTTCTCGGCGGGAGGCAAGACGTCGAAGCGCTGGGCTCCCGTCGCCGCTGCGAGCGGTGCGACCGTCGTAGATAACAGCTCTGCGTGGCGCATGGACCCAGACGTTCCGCTTATAGTTCCAGAAATCAACGCCGGAGACGTCGCGCTCGCGAAGAAGAAGGGCATAATCGCCAACCCGAACTGCTCGACGATACAGGCGGTAGTCGTGCTGTACCCGCTGCACAAGGCGGCCGGGCTCAAATATATCAACATCAGCACCTATCAGTCCGTCGCTGGAACGGGTAAAGCGGCGATAGAATCCCTCCGCGACGGCGCTCTCGCGGCGCTCGAAGGCAAGGGTTACGAGGAAAAGGTCTATCCGCACGGGATAGCCTTCAACCTCCTGCCGCACATCGGCCCGTTCGACGGAGAGGGGATCTCCGAGGAAGAGTGGAAGATGGTCAACGAGTCGCGCAAGATAATGCACCTTCCGGAGCTTCGCGTAAGCGGCATCACGGTGCGCGTTCCGATATTCCGCTGCCACGGCGAGAGCGTGACGGCGCAGTTTGAACGTCCGATAACGCCGGACGAGGCTCGCGATATACTCTCAAAAGCTCCAGGCGTCGTCGTACGCGACGACCCGCAGTCCGCTGAGTACCCGCTGCCGCTCGACGTGGCCGGAACGGACGACGTCTGCGTCGGACGCATACGCCGCGACACCGGGCTCGACAACGCGCTTGCGATGTGGGTCGTCGGAGACAATCTGCGCAAAGGAGCTGCGCTCAACGCCGTCCAGGTCGCCGAGCTGCTTCTGTAA
- a CDS encoding DMT family transporter, producing the protein MLKRRAVSTAMLVSCAVIWGTSYIAQILGMQEIGPLTFCASRYVVSSAALALLLFVTWKRGETGDGGETLSAGEKRAELGRIIKHGAICGAALFSGSVLQLAGMQGTTAGKTAFITATFIVIVPLYGLFAGKIPSRTAVASIFMSMGGLYLLSIKDGFFIGRGDLVIFLGAFFWAAHIMACSAFSRKSDPVKLSAVQFATVALLSVAGSLIFERPDFAAVAASWKPVVYAGLVCTCVAYTFQMSAQRYVQPLTTCIIMSTESVFAAIFGYFVLGETLSARELTGCAVLFAATLIAQLDDVRSGAPD; encoded by the coding sequence ATGCTGAAAAGACGCGCAGTCTCGACCGCCATGCTGGTCTCATGCGCCGTTATTTGGGGAACATCCTATATAGCCCAGATACTCGGGATGCAGGAAATAGGGCCGCTGACCTTTTGCGCGAGCCGATACGTCGTAAGCTCCGCCGCCCTTGCGCTGCTGCTTTTCGTAACATGGAAGCGAGGCGAAACGGGAGACGGAGGCGAAACGCTCTCCGCCGGCGAAAAACGTGCCGAACTGGGTAGAATCATCAAGCACGGCGCGATATGCGGAGCGGCGCTCTTCTCCGGCTCGGTGCTCCAGCTCGCCGGCATGCAGGGCACAACCGCAGGAAAAACAGCCTTCATAACGGCGACATTCATCGTTATAGTGCCGCTGTACGGCCTATTCGCTGGGAAAATACCTTCGCGCACGGCTGTCGCGTCGATCTTCATGAGCATGGGCGGCCTCTACCTGCTCTCAATAAAAGACGGATTTTTCATAGGGCGCGGCGACCTCGTCATCTTTCTTGGCGCTTTCTTCTGGGCGGCGCACATCATGGCCTGTTCCGCATTTTCAAGAAAAAGCGACCCCGTAAAGCTGTCGGCCGTACAGTTCGCTACAGTCGCTTTGCTCTCCGTCGCAGGCTCGCTGATATTCGAGCGTCCCGACTTCGCCGCCGTCGCCGCGTCGTGGAAGCCGGTCGTATACGCAGGCCTCGTCTGCACATGCGTCGCCTACACCTTCCAGATGTCCGCGCAGCGTTACGTCCAGCCGCTGACGACCTGCATCATAATGAGCACGGAATCAGTATTCGCGGCGATCTTCGGCTACTTTGTGCTCGGAGAGACGCTCTCCGCGCGTGAGCTGACCGGATGCGCCGTGCTGTTCGCTGCGACTCTCATAGCCCAGCTCGACGACGTAAGGAGCGGAGCGCCGGATTGA
- a CDS encoding DUF669 domain-containing protein, with the protein MAILGNDFAQEFASVKPEDFTPVPAGEYVMQVTKTELKQTSTGGLCIKVQFDIIGPAYQGRKLFANFNIRNSSAEAERIGRQQLKALTIAGRVQEPLQDTDQLLGATVRASVTVREATDKYPASNDVRNYKAVDGAVPSMPPAGDAVMPPAGGGFSQAFAQPPQPRSSAPDFKW; encoded by the coding sequence ATGGCAATACTCGGAAACGACTTCGCGCAGGAATTTGCAAGCGTAAAACCGGAAGACTTCACCCCCGTGCCGGCGGGAGAATACGTCATGCAGGTGACGAAGACGGAGCTCAAACAGACGAGCACAGGCGGGCTCTGCATAAAAGTCCAGTTCGACATAATCGGCCCCGCCTACCAAGGGCGCAAGCTCTTTGCGAACTTCAACATCCGCAACAGCTCCGCGGAGGCCGAGCGCATAGGCCGGCAGCAGCTCAAAGCCCTCACCATCGCGGGCCGCGTGCAGGAACCGCTCCAGGACACGGATCAGCTGCTCGGCGCGACCGTCAGGGCGAGCGTAACGGTACGCGAGGCGACCGACAAATATCCAGCGAGCAACGACGTGAGGAACTACAAGGCTGTAGACGGAGCCGTGCCGTCCATGCCGCCCGCAGGCGACGCCGTAATGCCTCCCGCAGGCGGAGGCTTCAGCCAGGCGTTCGCGCAGCCGCCGCAGCCTCGTTCTAGTGCGCCAGACTTCAAGTGGTAG
- a CDS encoding DEAD/DEAH box helicase, which yields MALRDYQQRAIDLLYAWMRYNAGNPCVVMPTGSGKSHVIAGLCRDILTRWPRSRILVLSHVKELLEQDAEKILLAWPEAPLGIYSAGIGSRDVGMPVTVAGIQSVRGKAEMLGYVDLVIVDEAHTISHKAEGGYRKLLGELKGVNPDMRIVGLTATPYRLGHGLISEHGAIFDGLVEPVSVAELVSRGYLAPLRSKLPAAQLSVDGVGRRGGEYIEHELQRAVNNTDDNECIVDEVIARAGGRRAWLFFCAGVAHSIAIRDALRARGISAETVTGDTPKAERERIIRDYKAGRVTALTNANVLTTGFDYPDIDLIAMLRPTLSPGLYVQMAGRGMRLKSHTDHCLVLDFAGNVKRHGPITDVVPPKHKGPGTGDAPVKVCEQCAELVHTSVKVCPACGYVFPPAEKEPLALHGEDIMGGPEEMRVREWLWYVKQSRAKQINMLCVNYYNAELTGDKVTEYITILHDGYARYKAEITLRDIIDGCGADISLANGIDENYLEQLAEVLNDADAPETVTIKKDGRYYRVLARHW from the coding sequence ATGGCTCTGAGAGATTATCAGCAGCGGGCGATCGACCTGCTCTACGCATGGATGAGATACAACGCAGGCAACCCATGCGTCGTGATGCCCACGGGCAGCGGTAAAAGCCACGTCATAGCCGGTCTCTGCCGCGACATCCTGACGCGCTGGCCGCGGTCGCGGATACTCGTCCTCTCGCACGTCAAAGAATTGCTCGAACAGGACGCGGAAAAGATACTGCTCGCGTGGCCCGAAGCGCCGCTCGGCATATACTCCGCCGGCATAGGCAGCCGCGACGTCGGAATGCCCGTGACAGTCGCGGGGATACAGAGCGTGCGCGGCAAGGCCGAGATGCTCGGCTACGTCGATCTCGTAATCGTCGACGAAGCCCACACGATAAGCCACAAAGCCGAAGGCGGCTACAGAAAGCTCTTGGGCGAACTCAAGGGCGTGAACCCGGACATGCGGATAGTCGGCCTCACGGCGACGCCGTACCGTCTCGGCCACGGGCTTATCAGCGAGCACGGCGCGATATTCGACGGACTCGTCGAACCCGTGTCCGTCGCGGAGCTTGTGTCGCGCGGCTACCTCGCGCCGCTGCGCTCCAAGCTGCCCGCGGCGCAGCTCTCGGTCGACGGCGTAGGCCGACGCGGCGGCGAGTATATAGAGCACGAGCTTCAGCGGGCGGTCAACAACACCGACGACAACGAGTGCATAGTCGACGAAGTAATAGCGCGCGCCGGAGGCCGCAGGGCGTGGCTCTTCTTCTGCGCCGGAGTGGCGCACTCCATCGCCATACGCGACGCGCTGCGCGCGCGGGGCATATCCGCCGAGACCGTCACAGGCGATACGCCGAAGGCCGAGCGCGAGAGGATAATCCGCGACTATAAGGCGGGGCGCGTCACGGCGCTGACTAACGCCAACGTGCTGACGACCGGCTTTGACTACCCGGACATCGACCTCATCGCGATGCTGCGCCCGACGCTGAGCCCTGGTCTTTACGTCCAGATGGCCGGGCGCGGCATGAGGCTCAAGAGCCACACGGACCACTGCCTGGTGCTTGACTTCGCCGGAAACGTCAAGCGGCACGGTCCGATAACCGACGTCGTCCCGCCAAAGCATAAAGGGCCTGGCACGGGAGACGCGCCCGTGAAGGTCTGCGAACAGTGCGCAGAACTGGTGCACACTTCGGTCAAGGTCTGTCCCGCCTGCGGCTACGTTTTCCCGCCGGCGGAGAAGGAGCCTCTCGCGCTGCATGGAGAGGACATCATGGGCGGCCCGGAGGAGATGCGCGTGCGCGAATGGCTCTGGTACGTCAAGCAGAGCCGCGCCAAGCAGATAAACATGCTCTGCGTGAACTACTACAACGCGGAGCTGACGGGAGACAAGGTGACGGAGTATATAACGATACTCCACGACGGATACGCGAGATACAAGGCGGAGATAACGCTGCGCGACATCATAGACGGATGCGGCGCGGACATATCGCTCGCGAACGGAATAGACGAAAACTACCTGGAACAGCTAGCGGAGGTGCTGAATGATGCAGACGCGCCGGAAACGGTCACTATCAAAAAAGACGGAAGATATTACCGAGTGCTCGCCCGGCACTGGTAA
- a CDS encoding helix-turn-helix domain-containing protein — protein sequence MTEQALEQQREELRASLMDAIQKIDESMQRPPRLLGENEAGKYLGVSGRTLRDWRDKGIGPEYLKLEGNEKLTRYDIRELDKYIDEHPRRKERRQ from the coding sequence ATGACCGAACAAGCACTTGAACAACAGCGTGAAGAACTACGGGCGTCGCTGATGGACGCCATCCAGAAGATTGACGAATCCATGCAGAGGCCGCCGCGGCTGCTTGGCGAAAATGAGGCGGGGAAGTATCTCGGTGTCTCCGGCCGCACTCTGCGCGACTGGCGCGATAAGGGCATCGGCCCGGAGTATTTGAAGCTCGAAGGCAACGAGAAGCTCACGCGCTACGACATCAGGGAGCTCGACAAGTACATCGATGAACATCCGCGCCGAAAGGAGCGCCGGCAGTGA
- a CDS encoding LexA family transcriptional regulator has product MNIGERIRIYREAQKMSQEELGKIVGLSKNSIYLYEKGERIPQSDNLLKIATALQITPDMLFGTPAANVSHVKMLEIPLLDIATAASCGVGNGLSGVELQAGETVFIEYSDLQRYDDLRKPFAIHTEGDSMEGAGLEEGSVAVINPAEDVISGDMALVVWNDNWFVKWVIWNPDGSVELRSANPNYGAIKVDKEYAADSNWFRIVGKVVSIIKRTKPRRAF; this is encoded by the coding sequence ATGAATATTGGGGAACGCATACGGATATACAGAGAAGCGCAAAAAATGAGCCAAGAAGAATTGGGCAAGATCGTTGGGCTTTCTAAAAATTCGATATATCTTTATGAAAAAGGAGAACGCATCCCACAATCTGACAATTTACTAAAAATTGCCACAGCACTTCAAATAACACCAGATATGTTATTTGGGACACCAGCGGCTAATGTATCGCATGTAAAAATGCTCGAAATCCCTCTGTTAGACATCGCCACGGCCGCAAGCTGCGGAGTCGGAAACGGCCTTTCTGGCGTAGAACTTCAAGCTGGTGAAACGGTTTTCATTGAGTATTCAGACTTGCAGCGCTATGACGATCTTCGCAAGCCGTTTGCGATTCACACCGAGGGAGACAGTATGGAAGGCGCAGGACTTGAGGAAGGCAGCGTCGCCGTCATCAACCCCGCAGAAGACGTTATCAGTGGTGACATGGCGCTCGTCGTATGGAATGATAATTGGTTCGTCAAATGGGTAATCTGGAATCCAGACGGCTCAGTAGAACTTCGTTCGGCTAATCCTAACTACGGCGCCATTAAAGTCGATAAGGAATATGCCGCAGATAGTAATTGGTTCCGCATTGTCGGCAAGGTTGTCTCAATCATTAAGAGGACGAAGCCCAGAAGGGCGTTTTAA
- a CDS encoding TaqI-like C-terminal specificity domain-containing protein, translating into MPKGNPSLLYSAPCEEGFDSEKFFLLARSVFSNVSAGDGRIRSGRRIPRGFKSLISSYKIIGSHSPLMGCGRIDVALVKLCPGVEITAVKEENIIRFVEACAASEECGGVLACVPPSENWRGLIALAVSSPVKSVTVPPELMDFICAEGLKMYIHKSCGLSEAALDGYVSDDRILFDDSLVRLHAAKIDEALASIRFCDLAASDGKIVLAVVEKLAEARVKLGKYLGTSGRGAARFAAEFIRNGLYATDCSATALDALRAALMLKYDAAPAEGHFVWGSVLVDGVMDGEEFSLVVSKPPHVRGEHFTSIKPLLGGYASSQFGADLYCYYVEKAASMLSPDGSAVMLISNKWMRSRYGEGLRRFFALRPPRMVADLGSAPQMTGSAMPLCVLSFYKEAVHDEPVLVIAADGAWNGLPRARASVQPYVRGAEELGETPWNFTEADKKSLEEKICEKSVPLAACAGGVYRGVLTGLNEAFVIDAAEAEEIASAEPESASMLVPFYTGREVKRYYLPPAKKRLIFMPKGYTDRRRELEAPDRWFAAHHPEVASRLAPFERRAAKRRDMGDYWWELRSCKYYGVFERGKLILPVITKRLSAAASESPAYVNDKCCVIEGCDWFLLALLNSKVMDYIFRARSPELLNGYFELRTSVLSSLPIRRVNMENAAQRALMEEITAAGKKLSELYAQDPPGKYKKISPEASETERLLDRAVYKLYNLSAKEIKLVENN; encoded by the coding sequence ATGCCGAAGGGAAATCCGTCCCTGTTGTACAGCGCGCCGTGCGAAGAGGGCTTCGACTCGGAAAAGTTTTTCTTGCTGGCGCGTTCCGTCTTTTCCAACGTCTCTGCCGGCGACGGACGAATACGGTCGGGCCGCCGCATTCCGCGCGGATTCAAGTCGTTGATCTCTTCTTATAAAATAATCGGCAGCCACTCGCCTCTGATGGGCTGCGGCAGGATCGACGTGGCTCTTGTAAAACTCTGCCCTGGAGTCGAAATCACCGCAGTGAAAGAAGAAAACATAATAAGATTCGTAGAAGCCTGCGCCGCGTCGGAGGAGTGCGGCGGCGTGCTGGCGTGCGTGCCGCCGTCGGAAAACTGGCGCGGGCTTATCGCGCTCGCCGTTTCGTCGCCTGTAAAAAGCGTAACGGTCCCTCCGGAGCTGATGGACTTCATATGCGCCGAAGGGCTGAAAATGTACATACATAAAAGCTGCGGCCTCAGCGAAGCGGCGCTCGACGGCTATGTCTCCGACGACAGGATACTTTTCGACGACAGCCTGGTGCGTCTGCACGCGGCGAAAATAGACGAAGCTCTGGCTTCGATCCGCTTCTGCGACCTCGCGGCGTCTGACGGGAAAATCGTGCTCGCCGTCGTAGAGAAGCTGGCGGAGGCGCGAGTCAAGCTGGGCAAGTATCTCGGGACGTCGGGGCGCGGCGCGGCAAGATTCGCCGCGGAATTTATAAGGAACGGCCTTTACGCGACGGACTGCTCTGCAACGGCGCTCGACGCGCTGCGCGCGGCCCTTATGCTCAAATATGACGCCGCGCCCGCCGAGGGACATTTCGTATGGGGCAGCGTCCTCGTAGACGGCGTGATGGACGGCGAAGAATTCAGCCTCGTCGTCTCGAAGCCGCCGCATGTCCGCGGGGAACATTTCACTTCGATAAAACCTCTGCTCGGCGGCTACGCTTCGTCACAGTTCGGCGCTGACCTCTACTGCTACTACGTCGAGAAGGCGGCGTCCATGCTCTCGCCTGACGGGAGCGCAGTCATGCTCATATCAAACAAATGGATGCGGTCGCGCTACGGAGAAGGGTTGCGGCGCTTCTTCGCGCTGCGCCCGCCGCGTATGGTCGCCGACCTCGGCAGCGCGCCTCAGATGACCGGATCCGCCATGCCGCTCTGCGTCCTATCGTTCTATAAAGAGGCTGTGCACGACGAGCCGGTCCTCGTTATAGCCGCCGACGGCGCGTGGAACGGGCTGCCGCGCGCGCGGGCGTCGGTACAGCCCTACGTGCGAGGCGCGGAAGAGCTCGGCGAAACGCCATGGAACTTCACGGAAGCCGATAAAAAAAGCCTCGAAGAAAAAATATGCGAAAAAAGCGTGCCGCTCGCCGCGTGCGCCGGCGGCGTCTATCGCGGCGTGCTGACCGGGCTCAACGAAGCGTTTGTAATCGACGCGGCAGAGGCGGAGGAAATAGCCTCCGCCGAACCGGAGTCGGCCTCGATGCTCGTTCCGTTCTACACTGGGCGCGAGGTGAAGCGCTACTATCTTCCGCCGGCGAAAAAACGCCTCATCTTCATGCCCAAAGGCTACACGGACCGCCGCCGCGAGCTGGAAGCGCCGGACCGCTGGTTCGCCGCGCACCATCCGGAGGTCGCCTCTCGCCTGGCTCCGTTCGAGCGCAGAGCCGCGAAACGGCGCGATATGGGAGATTACTGGTGGGAGCTTCGGTCGTGCAAATACTACGGCGTTTTCGAACGCGGAAAACTGATCCTTCCGGTGATAACGAAACGTCTTTCGGCGGCTGCTTCCGAAAGCCCGGCCTACGTCAACGACAAGTGCTGCGTGATAGAGGGCTGCGACTGGTTCCTGCTCGCGCTGCTGAACTCCAAGGTCATGGACTACATATTTCGCGCCCGCTCACCCGAGCTTCTCAACGGATATTTTGAACTGCGAACGTCGGTGCTCTCGTCGCTTCCGATACGCCGAGTCAACATGGAAAACGCGGCGCAGCGCGCGTTGATGGAAGAGATAACGGCGGCGGGGAAAAAACTCTCGGAGCTCTACGCGCAGGATCCGCCTGGAAAGTACAAAAAAATTTCTCCGGAAGCCTCTGAGACGGAGCGCCTCCTCGACAGAGCCGTATACAAACTATATAATCTTTCCGCTAAAGAAATAAAGCTCGTTGAAAACAACTGA
- a CDS encoding aspartate kinase, which translates to MEWDKLPLTVLKFGGSSVADSARMKHVAQIVKKTREEGYRVAVVVSAMGNTTDDLLALANDVASETDGREMDQLLATGEQQSVALLALALKQFGLPAQSFTAQQAGIRAKGFPMEGRIYRIEPEAVEKVLNEGTVAVITGFQAITDNGDVITLGRGGSDLSAVALAAALGAQSCRLLKDVTGIMTGDPRVVKNPRKLKQLGFEECMEMAVQGANVLQARSVEMAARYDVPLYVGSSFVEEEGTWVMSNPVTEGLIIKAVVHDMKAAKVVLLGVPDIPGVAARLFANLAEKGVGAEMIIQNNMRGGVNDIGFLVKKTNLEVASQVCREMCREVDAQGVSFDTEIARVSIVGAGIANHPEIPSKMFNILAEAGINIEMIASTALAITCVVGSSRAEDAVRELHDHFIDEVAF; encoded by the coding sequence ATGGAATGGGACAAACTGCCGCTTACCGTCCTTAAATTCGGGGGTTCCTCGGTGGCGGACTCGGCGCGCATGAAGCACGTCGCGCAGATAGTCAAAAAGACGCGCGAAGAGGGCTACCGCGTCGCGGTCGTAGTCTCCGCGATGGGCAACACGACGGACGACCTTCTCGCGCTCGCCAACGACGTCGCTTCCGAGACGGACGGACGCGAAATGGATCAGCTCCTCGCCACCGGCGAACAGCAGAGCGTCGCGCTGCTCGCGCTCGCGCTCAAGCAGTTCGGGCTTCCGGCGCAGTCGTTCACGGCGCAGCAGGCGGGCATCCGCGCCAAAGGCTTCCCGATGGAGGGACGTATTTACAGGATAGAGCCGGAGGCCGTCGAAAAGGTGCTCAACGAAGGCACCGTCGCGGTCATAACGGGATTTCAGGCTATAACGGACAACGGGGACGTGATAACTCTCGGACGCGGAGGCTCCGACCTTTCCGCCGTCGCGCTCGCCGCCGCTCTGGGCGCGCAGTCGTGCCGCCTTCTGAAAGACGTGACGGGCATAATGACCGGCGACCCGCGCGTCGTAAAAAATCCGCGCAAGCTTAAACAGCTCGGATTCGAAGAATGTATGGAGATGGCGGTGCAGGGCGCGAACGTCCTTCAGGCCAGGAGCGTCGAGATGGCGGCGCGCTACGACGTGCCGCTTTATGTCGGTTCAAGTTTTGTTGAAGAGGAGGGCACATGGGTAATGAGCAACCCGGTAACGGAGGGACTTATAATAAAGGCCGTCGTCCACGATATGAAGGCGGCGAAGGTAGTGCTGCTTGGAGTGCCTGACATTCCGGGCGTCGCAGCGCGCCTTTTCGCGAACCTCGCAGAGAAGGGCGTCGGCGCGGAAATGATAATTCAGAACAATATGCGCGGAGGCGTCAACGATATAGGCTTCCTTGTCAAAAAAACAAACCTCGAAGTCGCGAGCCAGGTCTGCCGCGAAATGTGCCGCGAGGTCGATGCGCAGGGCGTCTCCTTCGACACGGAGATAGCGCGCGTCTCGATCGTCGGCGCCGGCATAGCGAACCACCCCGAGATACCGTCTAAGATGTTCAATATACTTGCGGAGGCAGGCATAAATATAGAAATGATAGCCTCGACCGCTCTCGCCATCACATGCGTCGTCGGCTCTTCGCGCGCGGAGGACGCCGTTCGCGAGCTGCACGATCACTTTATAGACGAGGTGGCGTTCTGA
- the thrB gene encoding homoserine kinase: MNALITLRVPATSANLGSGFDTIGMAVSLYNIFKVTELLPEGEYRVEALGEGSRELSSPKANLVVKAYEETCKRWNVTGPGFALWCHNIIPLCRGLGSSAGAVVAGVLIAKYLTGYDADDDELLRAMTVIEGHPDNVAPCFLGGMVVSCWDGKELRYVNLPPLPPEVLCVVAVPDERVKTSDARNALPKEVPFADAVFNVGRAALLTAAWATGKWDYLKWGMDDRLHQQYRSKLFSGGDVIFSRVEALPECLSVAISGSGPSVIALVKGSTQRVAEAMCRTFTEHGVRSQFFVLDGSAQGARVDVDMEFPRLLEEYRRCR; encoded by the coding sequence GTGAACGCGCTGATAACGCTCCGCGTTCCCGCGACGAGCGCCAACCTCGGCTCCGGCTTCGATACGATCGGGATGGCGGTCTCGCTTTATAACATCTTCAAAGTCACGGAGCTTCTGCCTGAGGGCGAGTATCGGGTCGAGGCGCTCGGAGAGGGGAGCCGCGAGCTCTCGTCGCCGAAGGCGAACCTCGTAGTCAAAGCCTACGAAGAGACTTGTAAAAGATGGAACGTCACTGGGCCCGGCTTTGCTCTGTGGTGCCACAACATCATCCCGCTCTGCCGCGGCCTCGGCAGCTCCGCGGGCGCTGTCGTCGCTGGCGTGCTGATAGCGAAGTATCTTACTGGATACGACGCGGACGACGACGAACTGCTGCGTGCGATGACGGTGATAGAGGGACACCCAGACAACGTAGCGCCCTGCTTCCTCGGAGGCATGGTCGTAAGCTGCTGGGATGGAAAGGAGCTGCGGTACGTCAACCTTCCGCCGCTTCCGCCAGAGGTGCTTTGCGTCGTCGCCGTCCCCGACGAACGGGTCAAGACCTCTGACGCGCGCAATGCGCTGCCGAAGGAAGTGCCGTTCGCCGACGCCGTATTCAACGTCGGGCGCGCCGCGCTGCTGACGGCCGCGTGGGCCACTGGGAAATGGGACTATCTCAAGTGGGGAATGGACGACAGGCTGCACCAGCAATACCGCAGCAAGCTCTTTTCCGGCGGCGACGTGATATTCTCACGCGTCGAGGCCCTGCCCGAATGCTTGAGCGTCGCGATCAGCGGCTCCGGGCCGAGCGTCATCGCTCTGGTCAAAGGCTCGACGCAGCGCGTCGCGGAGGCGATGTGCCGTACGTTCACCGAACACGGAGTGCGCTCGCAGTTCTTCGTACTCGACGGCAGCGCTCAGGGCGCGCGCGTAGACGTAGATATGGAGTTTCCCCGCCTGCTTGAGGAATATCGGAGGTGCAGATAG